A portion of the Fusobacterium perfoetens ATCC 29250 genome contains these proteins:
- a CDS encoding TldD/PmbA family protein has product MKKEIFIDKLCERAKIKGIEEYEVFFLSNLSLGVKVYEEKIENLTNNQNQGVSFRCKVNGKMGYSYSESLNEEDIDFLIDEAVSNGNCIESDDEQFIYGEKHQYKKLNTYSKALDNLETKDIEEFLISMEKYAKSLDSRIEKVSYCYFGLGSGEVIIKNSKGLNLSNQGNVAYTFISVVAKENDIIKTDSEFIVSRDFSKFDYQKIAEGAVRKAIAKLNVQKSNILPEKVIIENLAFSSLLGAMSNIFSADAVQKGISLLKDKLNQKVASSKFTLIDDPHLENGFGSASFDSEGVPTEYTEIIKGGILSTYLYNLKTANKDKVKSTGHASKGGYKGTIGISTYNLYVKSGEKTFDELVKEIGEGILITDFAGLHSGLNSISGDFSLAGEGFLIKNGKIQNALNQITVAGNFFQLLNDIEEVGNDLRFSLSDIGSPSIIVKGLKIAID; this is encoded by the coding sequence ATGAAAAAAGAAATTTTTATTGATAAATTATGTGAAAGAGCAAAAATTAAAGGGATAGAAGAATATGAAGTATTTTTTCTTTCTAACCTTAGTTTAGGGGTAAAAGTTTATGAAGAAAAAATAGAAAATTTAACAAATAATCAAAATCAAGGTGTCTCATTTAGATGTAAAGTCAATGGAAAAATGGGATATTCTTATTCAGAATCATTAAATGAAGAAGATATTGATTTTCTAATTGATGAAGCAGTTTCTAATGGGAATTGTATAGAAAGTGATGATGAACAATTTATATATGGAGAAAAACATCAATATAAAAAATTAAATACTTATTCAAAAGCTTTAGATAATTTAGAAACAAAAGATATTGAAGAGTTTTTAATCTCAATGGAAAAATATGCTAAAAGTTTAGATTCTAGAATAGAAAAAGTTTCTTATTGTTATTTTGGACTTGGTAGTGGAGAAGTAATAATAAAAAATTCTAAGGGATTAAACTTAAGTAATCAAGGGAATGTTGCTTATACTTTTATCTCTGTTGTTGCTAAAGAAAATGATATAATAAAAACTGATTCAGAATTTATAGTATCAAGAGATTTTTCTAAATTTGATTACCAAAAAATAGCAGAAGGAGCTGTTAGAAAGGCTATTGCAAAATTAAATGTACAAAAGAGTAATATTTTACCAGAAAAAGTTATTATAGAAAATTTAGCTTTTTCTTCATTATTAGGAGCTATGTCCAATATATTTTCAGCTGATGCTGTACAAAAGGGAATATCTTTATTAAAAGATAAATTAAATCAAAAAGTTGCTTCTTCTAAATTTACTTTAATTGATGACCCTCATTTAGAAAATGGTTTTGGTTCAGCTTCCTTTGATTCAGAGGGAGTTCCAACTGAATATACAGAGATTATAAAAGGTGGAATCTTAAGCACTTATCTTTACAATTTAAAGACCGCTAATAAAGATAAGGTAAAATCTACAGGACATGCTAGTAAAGGAGGATATAAGGGAACTATTGGAATTTCTACATATAATTTATATGTAAAAAGTGGTGAAAAAACTTTTGATGAATTAGTAAAAGAGATTGGAGAGGGGATTTTAATAACAGATTTTGCTGGACTTCATTCTGGACTTAATAGTATATCTGGAGATTTTTCTTTAGCTGGTGAGGGATTTTTAATTAAAAATGGAAAAATTCAAAATGCTCTTAATCAAATAACTGTTGCTGGAAATTTCTTCCAATTATTAAATGATATAGAGGAAGTTGGAAATGATTTAAGATTTTCATTATCAGATATTGGCTCTCCATCAATAATAGTAAAAGGATTAAAAATTGCTATAGACTAA
- a CDS encoding ABC transporter ATP-binding protein, which yields MLSLRSIEKTFLTELGTEKKVFRGLNLDINKGEFITVIGSNGAGKSTLLNLIMGSIEPDAGTVCLDDKDITRDELHVKNTYISKVYQDPSMGTAPSMTVFENLSMADNKGKKFNFSFGLNQKRKAYYEELLSELGLGIEKQMDTEVGMLSGGQRQCLALLMVTLNKPKLLLLDEHTAALDPKTSKIILDKTNEIVRKNQITTLMITHNLEDAITYGDRIIMLHEGEIILNVSGEEKQKLTPKALLEKFQTVKGKINDSAIFNS from the coding sequence ATGCTTAGTTTAAGGTCAATAGAAAAAACATTTTTAACAGAATTAGGAACAGAGAAAAAAGTATTCAGAGGATTAAATCTTGATATAAACAAAGGAGAATTTATAACAGTTATAGGAAGTAACGGAGCTGGAAAATCTACTCTTTTAAATTTAATAATGGGAAGTATAGAACCTGATGCTGGTACTGTTTGTCTTGATGATAAAGATATAACAAGAGATGAATTACATGTTAAAAATACATATATTTCTAAAGTTTACCAAGACCCTTCAATGGGAACAGCTCCTTCAATGACAGTATTTGAAAATCTTTCAATGGCAGATAATAAAGGTAAGAAATTCAATTTCTCATTTGGATTAAATCAAAAAAGAAAAGCTTACTATGAAGAGCTTTTAAGTGAATTAGGTTTAGGAATAGAAAAACAAATGGATACAGAAGTTGGAATGTTATCAGGAGGACAAAGACAATGTCTAGCATTACTTATGGTAACTCTAAACAAACCAAAATTACTTTTATTAGATGAGCATACAGCAGCTCTTGACCCAAAAACTTCAAAAATAATATTAGATAAAACTAACGAAATAGTTAGAAAAAATCAAATAACAACTTTAATGATAACTCATAACTTAGAAGATGCTATAACTTATGGAGATAGAATAATAATGCTTCACGAGGGAGAAATTATACTAAACGTAAGTGGAGAAGAAAAACAAAAACTTACTCCAAAAGCTCTTTTAGAAAAATTCCAAACTGTAAAAGGAAAAATTAACGACAGTGCTATTTTTAATTCATAA
- a CDS encoding ABC transporter permease: MLMGTIEQSLIFAIMVMGVYITFRILDFPDMTVDGSFPMGAAIVASCLVKGVDPVIALLLATLGGCIAGFITGFISVKFKIAGLLAGIIVMTGLYSINIKIMGRSNLSLFSVKHLFSGEMNSLIIIVIAVGICKIFLDFLLKTKFGFVLRALGDNENLVVTLGVDKNKLKIYGLILSNAIVSLSGGLYAQYQGFADVGMGTGTIVTGLASIIIGESIIRNKRAFSMTTVVIVGTILYRMIITVALKIGFNASDLKLITAIIVVGILAIKNNGLLKDRKGVKKHA; the protein is encoded by the coding sequence ATGCTTATGGGAACTATTGAACAAAGTCTGATATTCGCCATTATGGTAATGGGAGTTTACATAACATTTAGGATACTAGATTTTCCAGATATGACTGTTGATGGAAGTTTTCCTATGGGGGCTGCTATTGTAGCTAGTTGTTTAGTAAAAGGTGTTGACCCTGTAATTGCTTTACTTTTAGCAACATTAGGTGGTTGTATAGCTGGGTTTATTACAGGATTTATAAGTGTAAAATTTAAAATTGCTGGACTTTTGGCTGGAATAATAGTTATGACAGGACTTTATAGCATAAATATAAAAATAATGGGAAGGTCAAACTTATCACTATTTAGTGTTAAACATCTTTTCTCAGGTGAAATGAACAGTTTAATAATAATCGTTATAGCAGTTGGAATTTGTAAAATATTTTTAGATTTCTTATTAAAAACAAAATTTGGATTTGTATTAAGAGCTCTAGGAGATAACGAAAATTTAGTAGTTACTTTAGGAGTTGATAAAAATAAATTAAAAATTTATGGACTTATCTTATCAAATGCAATTGTATCTTTATCTGGTGGGTTATATGCTCAATACCAAGGATTTGCAGATGTAGGAATGGGAACAGGAACAATCGTTACAGGACTTGCTTCTATAATAATTGGAGAAAGTATTATAAGAAATAAAAGAGCTTTCTCAATGACAACAGTAGTAATTGTAGGAACAATATTATACAGAATGATTATAACAGTAGCTTTAAAAATAGGATTTAATGCAAGTGATTTGAAACTTATTACAGCAATAATAGTTGTAGGAATATTAGCAATAAAAAATAATGGATTATTGAAAGATAGAAAAGGAGTGAAGAAGCATGCTTAG
- a CDS encoding ABC transporter substrate-binding protein, with amino-acid sequence MKMCLKKIVRNLFIGSLILLSFGCGKKEEKIEIGVTQIIEHAALDSAVEGFVEALKDNGFDETKVNFEFQNAQGDFGTAQTIAQSFTQSKKDLVLAVSTPSSQAMYNSSKDIPILITAVTDPKAVGLTGKNISGTNDMPPLDKQVQLIKTLLPNAKRIGFLYNTSEENSRVFLEKFRAITDVNGLEIVEKGVTNVNEVGQALDILLENVDLLYTPSDNTITSSISLISEKAKNKNIPMITSDDVQFNAGGLATESIDFKSLGYQTGLMAVRILNGEKIENMPIERPKDTKLMINQEIAKNLNVEIPQELLDRL; translated from the coding sequence ATGAAAATGTGTTTAAAAAAAATAGTTAGAAATTTATTTATAGGAAGTTTAATATTGTTGAGTTTTGGTTGTGGAAAAAAAGAAGAGAAAATAGAAATTGGTGTTACTCAAATAATAGAACATGCAGCTCTTGATTCAGCTGTAGAAGGATTTGTAGAAGCTTTAAAAGACAATGGTTTTGATGAAACAAAAGTAAATTTTGAATTTCAAAATGCTCAAGGAGATTTTGGAACTGCCCAAACAATAGCTCAATCATTTACTCAAAGTAAAAAAGATTTGGTTTTAGCTGTATCTACTCCATCATCTCAAGCTATGTATAATTCATCAAAAGATATACCTATATTAATAACAGCAGTTACTGATCCAAAAGCTGTTGGACTTACAGGAAAAAATATATCAGGAACTAATGATATGCCACCACTAGATAAACAAGTTCAATTAATAAAAACATTATTACCAAATGCAAAAAGAATAGGGTTCTTATACAATACTAGTGAAGAAAATTCAAGAGTTTTCTTAGAAAAATTTAGAGCAATAACTGATGTTAATGGATTAGAAATCGTAGAAAAAGGTGTTACTAATGTAAATGAAGTTGGACAAGCTTTAGATATTTTATTAGAGAATGTAGATTTATTATATACTCCTAGTGATAATACTATTACTTCTTCAATTAGCTTAATTTCTGAAAAAGCAAAAAATAAAAATATACCAATGATAACTTCTGATGATGTACAATTTAATGCTGGTGGTCTTGCTACAGAATCTATTGATTTTAAATCATTAGGATATCAAACAGGTCTTATGGCAGTTAGAATTCTAAATGGTGAAAAAATAGAAAATATGCCTATCGAAAGGCCTAAAGATACTAAATTAATGATTAACCAAGAGATTGCTAAAAACTTAAATGTAGAAATACCACAAGAATTATTAGATAGATTATAA
- the aroQ gene encoding type II 3-dehydroquinate dehydratase, producing the protein MKILVINGPNINMLGIREKNIYGDKTYEDLIKKIQEEASLLNCQVDFKQSNYEGEIVEFIQKAYGIYDGIIINPAAYTHYSIAILDALKSVNIPTVEVHISNIYTRDEFRKKSVTSEGCIGQISGFGFNSYTLALRALVENK; encoded by the coding sequence ATGAAAATTCTTGTAATAAATGGCCCTAATATAAATATGTTGGGGATAAGAGAAAAAAATATATATGGTGATAAAACTTATGAAGACCTTATAAAAAAAATTCAAGAAGAAGCCTCTCTTCTTAATTGCCAAGTTGATTTTAAACAAAGTAATTATGAAGGAGAGATAGTGGAATTTATACAAAAGGCCTATGGAATTTATGATGGGATTATAATAAATCCAGCAGCTTATACCCATTACAGTATAGCCATTCTTGATGCTCTAAAAAGTGTAAATATACCTACTGTAGAGGTTCATATAAGCAATATTTATACAAGAGATGAATTTAGAAAAAAATCTGTAACTTCTGAAGGTTGTATAGGACAAATATCTGGTTTTGGATTTAATAGCTATACTTTAGCCCTTAGAGCTTTAGTAGAAAATAAATAA
- the aroE gene encoding shikimate dehydrogenase produces MKKKLGLIGEKLPHSLSPKLHKEIFKNLDIQGDYSLIELKENQLEKFLTKDIYSYLGVNITIPYKIKSMDFVEVSKEAQEIGAINTILVKDGKLFGYNTDYFGFKRMLEENNIFVDGKDTFILGAGGGARAVIKYFLDRDVKSITIVVRNIQKAKIQLDSLIKNKENIEIIDFKTLEYGNYNGYIVVNCTPVGMYPNVENSPITKEVSKNFENSVDLIYNPLETKFLKFARENNKNSLNGMYMLIAQGVASEEIWNNINISKEVIEKIIKSFE; encoded by the coding sequence ATGAAAAAAAAATTAGGATTGATTGGGGAAAAACTACCTCATAGTCTTTCGCCAAAACTTCATAAGGAAATTTTTAAAAATTTAGATATTCAAGGAGATTACTCTCTAATAGAGTTAAAAGAAAATCAATTAGAAAAATTTCTTACAAAAGATATTTACAGCTATTTAGGTGTAAATATAACCATTCCATATAAAATAAAATCTATGGATTTTGTAGAAGTATCTAAAGAGGCTCAAGAGATAGGAGCTATAAATACAATATTGGTAAAAGATGGTAAATTATTTGGCTATAATACAGACTATTTTGGATTTAAAAGAATGTTAGAAGAAAATAATATATTTGTAGATGGAAAAGATACTTTTATTTTAGGGGCTGGTGGAGGAGCTAGAGCTGTTATAAAATATTTTTTAGATAGAGATGTTAAATCTATAACAATAGTTGTAAGAAATATTCAAAAAGCTAAGATTCAATTAGATTCCCTTATAAAAAATAAAGAAAATATAGAGATTATAGATTTTAAAACTTTAGAATATGGGAATTATAATGGATATATTGTTGTAAATTGTACTCCTGTTGGTATGTATCCTAATGTAGAAAATTCTCCTATTACAAAAGAAGTTTCTAAAAACTTTGAAAATTCTGTAGATTTAATTTATAATCCATTAGAAACAAAATTTTTAAAATTTGCTAGGGAAAATAATAAAAATTCTTTAAATGGTATGTATATGTTAATAGCTCAAGGGGTAGCCTCTGAAGAAATATGGAATAATATTAATATATCTAAAGAGGTAATAGAGAAAATAATTAAAAGTTTTGAATAA
- the aroC gene encoding chorismate synthase, with amino-acid sequence MSNTFGEKIKVTIYGESHGKSIGCIIEGLPAGISLDFDFIKKEMDRRAPGKNQFSTQRKEKDSFIIESGYFNHRTTGTPLCVRIENNDTKSKDYEILKNLMRPSHGDYPGNIKYRGFNDYRGGGSFSGRITAPLVFVGAVSKLILKNYGIYIGAHILSIKDIEDKKFNPLGESEVFLENLLKKDFPVIDDSKISSMQDEILKAREEKNSVGGVVECIVNNLPVGLGLPFFDSVESRISHGIFSIPSIKAIEFGEGFNISKLYGNCANDEFYYDENKKVKTKTNNNGGILGGLTNGMPIIFRVAVKPTPSISLPQNTIDILTKENEVLEIHGRHDPCIVPRVLPVIEGVTAWIILDMILSN; translated from the coding sequence ATGAGTAATACTTTTGGAGAAAAAATAAAAGTTACAATTTATGGAGAATCTCATGGAAAATCTATAGGTTGTATTATAGAGGGACTTCCTGCTGGAATTTCTTTAGATTTTGATTTTATAAAAAAAGAGATGGATAGGAGAGCCCCTGGGAAAAATCAATTTTCTACTCAAAGAAAAGAAAAAGATAGCTTTATAATAGAAAGTGGTTATTTTAATCATAGAACTACAGGGACACCTCTTTGTGTAAGAATAGAAAATAATGATACTAAATCAAAAGATTATGAAATTTTAAAAAATCTTATGCGGCCATCACATGGAGATTATCCGGGAAATATAAAATATAGAGGATTTAATGATTATAGAGGTGGTGGGAGTTTTTCTGGAAGAATTACAGCACCATTAGTTTTTGTAGGAGCAGTTTCAAAACTTATATTAAAAAATTATGGAATATATATTGGAGCTCATATTTTAAGTATAAAAGATATTGAGGACAAAAAGTTTAATCCTTTAGGAGAAAGTGAAGTTTTTTTAGAAAATTTATTAAAAAAAGATTTTCCTGTTATAGATGACAGTAAGATTTCATCTATGCAAGATGAAATTTTAAAAGCTAGGGAGGAAAAAAATTCTGTTGGTGGAGTTGTAGAATGTATAGTAAATAATCTTCCTGTTGGTCTTGGTTTACCTTTTTTTGATTCGGTAGAAAGTAGAATTTCTCATGGAATTTTTTCCATTCCAAGTATAAAAGCCATTGAGTTTGGAGAGGGATTTAATATTTCAAAACTTTATGGAAATTGTGCAAATGATGAGTTTTATTATGATGAAAATAAAAAAGTAAAAACTAAAACAAATAATAATGGGGGAATATTAGGAGGACTTACTAACGGAATGCCAATAATTTTTAGGGTAGCAGTAAAACCTACTCCATCTATATCTTTACCACAAAATACTATAGATATTTTGACTAAAGAAAATGAGGTTTTAGAAATTCATGGAAGGCATGACCCTTGTATAGTTCCGAGAGTTCTTCCTGTAATAGAGGGAGTTACAGCTTGGATAATTTTAGATATGATTCTTTCTAACTGA
- a CDS encoding LacI family DNA-binding transcriptional regulator has product MKKRLTILDIANLSGVGKSTVSRFFNNGYVSPEAREKIQKVIDENSYAPNLFARGIKARNNKFIGIIVPCLDSNITSDILMVLDSNLREAGYIPLIINTNHNIELEKANLENLWRLNVEGIVVISTEVTEEHKDFIKRTKVPTLFVGQICSNGYSILNHEEAAGKKIGEYIGKSGRKNILYIGVDESDITVGVKRRDAVFKALSKFDVKIQEIKSDFSFETTEKLILEYLKDKRPDCIISATDNMAFGAIKAIKHYGLTVPKDISIASFGGYKVSEVISPKLTTIRFYNDETGKNAAKTIMQLINGEKIPKIQKIEFDFVEGESVSKI; this is encoded by the coding sequence ATGAAAAAAAGACTTACAATATTAGATATTGCTAATCTTTCAGGAGTTGGAAAAAGTACAGTATCTAGATTTTTTAACAATGGATATGTGAGTCCTGAAGCTAGAGAAAAAATTCAAAAAGTTATTGACGAAAATAGTTATGCGCCAAATCTTTTTGCTAGAGGAATAAAAGCAAGAAATAATAAATTCATTGGAATTATAGTTCCTTGTTTAGATTCAAATATAACTTCAGATATTCTTATGGTGCTAGATAGTAATTTAAGGGAAGCTGGATATATTCCATTGATTATAAATACAAATCATAATATAGAACTTGAAAAGGCAAACCTTGAAAATCTTTGGAGATTAAATGTAGAGGGAATTGTTGTAATTTCTACAGAAGTTACAGAAGAACACAAGGATTTTATAAAAAGGACCAAAGTACCTACTCTTTTTGTAGGACAAATTTGTAGTAATGGATATTCTATACTTAATCATGAAGAAGCAGCTGGTAAAAAAATCGGAGAATATATTGGAAAATCTGGTAGAAAAAATATTTTATATATTGGTGTTGATGAAAGTGATATAACTGTAGGAGTAAAAAGAAGAGATGCGGTTTTTAAAGCTCTTTCAAAATTTGATGTGAAAATTCAAGAGATAAAAAGTGATTTCTCTTTTGAAACTACTGAAAAACTTATTCTTGAATATTTAAAAGATAAAAGACCTGATTGTATTATCTCTGCAACTGATAATATGGCTTTTGGAGCTATAAAAGCTATAAAACACTATGGATTAACTGTACCTAAAGATATATCAATAGCTTCTTTCGGAGGTTATAAAGTATCTGAAGTTATTAGCCCTAAGTTAACAACAATTAGATTTTATAATGACGAAACAGGAAAAAATGCTGCTAAAACTATTATGCAACTTATAAATGGAGAAAAAATTCCTAAAATCCAAAAGATAGAATTTGATTTTGTAGAAGGTGAAAGTGTCTCAAAAATATAA
- a CDS encoding PTS transporter subunit EIIC: MDFNKVAEEVLENIGGKENISVMEHCATRLRIVAKDNEKVNKDGLKKIPGIGGYFYQSGQHQIIIGTGKVNKVFDILNTGDIKNTGAKQEAYTNLNPFQKVLRVLADVFIPLIPVLVATGLCMGLRGFALQLGMKFSPEFLTMTQVVTDTVFIFLPALVVWSAFKRLGGTPVIGMVLGLMLVAPMIPNAWDVASGNSSPLQLGIFKIVGFQGTILPALIVGIFGSKVEKWVKSWMPSVVDLVFTPFLTIIIGILAAFLVIGPIFTIVEHLVMNGVQGIVGLPFGIGGAIFGGIQQALTVTGLHHSLMIVETSYLASEGINPLNALITASMAGQAGAAIAYTMTLKDKNERALKFSSIVPCFFGITEPLLFGVTLSNSKVFISGMIGGAVAGAFAMLFKVAPSVMGVTFIPAIPAYLGNNLLGYVAMIAVGMVVGMVITKILVRKGE; the protein is encoded by the coding sequence ATGGATTTTAACAAGGTTGCTGAAGAAGTTTTAGAAAATATTGGTGGAAAAGAGAATATCTCTGTCATGGAACATTGTGCTACTAGATTAAGAATTGTTGCAAAGGATAATGAAAAAGTAAATAAAGATGGATTGAAAAAAATTCCTGGAATTGGAGGATATTTTTACCAATCTGGACAACATCAAATTATCATAGGAACAGGAAAAGTAAATAAAGTTTTTGATATATTAAATACGGGCGATATCAAAAACACAGGGGCAAAACAAGAGGCTTACACTAACTTAAATCCTTTCCAAAAAGTTTTAAGAGTTTTAGCTGATGTATTTATCCCACTTATACCTGTTCTTGTTGCTACTGGATTATGTATGGGACTTAGAGGATTTGCTTTACAATTAGGAATGAAATTTTCTCCTGAATTTTTAACAATGACACAAGTAGTAACTGATACAGTATTTATATTTTTACCAGCTTTAGTTGTGTGGTCTGCTTTCAAAAGATTAGGTGGAACTCCAGTAATAGGAATGGTTTTAGGATTAATGTTAGTGGCTCCAATGATTCCTAATGCTTGGGACGTGGCTAGTGGAAATTCTTCTCCATTACAATTAGGAATTTTTAAAATAGTTGGTTTCCAAGGAACAATATTACCAGCTTTAATTGTTGGAATTTTTGGTTCAAAAGTAGAAAAATGGGTAAAATCTTGGATGCCAAGTGTTGTTGATTTAGTATTTACTCCATTTTTAACAATAATCATTGGAATTTTAGCAGCCTTTTTAGTTATAGGACCTATATTTACAATAGTTGAACATCTTGTAATGAACGGGGTACAAGGAATTGTAGGATTACCATTTGGAATTGGTGGAGCAATATTTGGAGGAATTCAACAAGCTCTTACTGTAACAGGATTACACCACTCATTAATGATAGTTGAAACAAGTTATTTAGCTAGTGAAGGAATAAATCCATTAAATGCTTTAATTACAGCTTCTATGGCTGGACAAGCTGGAGCTGCTATAGCTTATACAATGACTTTAAAAGATAAAAATGAAAGAGCTTTGAAATTTTCTTCAATAGTTCCTTGTTTCTTTGGAATAACTGAACCACTTTTATTTGGTGTTACTTTATCAAACTCAAAAGTATTTATATCTGGAATGATTGGAGGAGCTGTAGCTGGAGCTTTCGCTATGTTATTTAAAGTTGCTCCATCTGTTATGGGAGTAACTTTTATCCCAGCAATACCAGCTTATTTAGGAAATAATTTATTAGGTTATGTTGCTATGATAGCTGTTGGAATGGTTGTTGGAATGGTTATAACAAAAATTTTAGTAAGAAAAGGTGAATAA
- a CDS encoding glycoside hydrolase family 32 protein, whose protein sequence is MYRNKFHIQAKKGLVNDPNGLIFWNNEYHVFFQLNPKSCEHTFKHWAHIKSKDLVNWEELPIALAPTDWFDKDGCYSGSAIEKDGKLYLIYTGNVKNNGIRESYQCLAVSEDGVNFEKLGPVIHDKNIPKGYTRHFRDPKVFRKDGKFYLVLGAQRENLTGTILLYSSEDLFNWTFEKELIKNDFGYMCECPDYYSVDNQGVLAFSPQGLEAQGILYNNRYQSGYILRDKEEIEKNTFIEFDRGFEFYAPQSFEGKDNERIMFGWVGMPEELEHPSVEEGWIHCLTLPRVITVKDNKLFQNPHKNLMGLRKDEKILSDLKVQGSLNLKDFEISGKTFELIISLKDVKSDFALKVRSGEKNNTLLKYDYENKIFLFDRENSGRGYKGTRKCKLEKLEKIHIFSDSSCLEIYLNGGEEVFTGNIYPEENDDNIILDGLNIDISNLEFYNI, encoded by the coding sequence ATGTATAGAAATAAATTTCATATACAAGCTAAGAAAGGACTTGTGAATGACCCTAATGGTCTAATATTTTGGAATAATGAATATCACGTGTTCTTTCAATTAAATCCAAAAAGTTGTGAACATACTTTTAAACATTGGGCACATATAAAAAGTAAAGATTTAGTTAATTGGGAAGAGTTACCAATTGCTTTAGCTCCTACTGATTGGTTTGATAAAGATGGTTGTTATTCAGGAAGTGCTATTGAAAAAGATGGAAAACTATATCTTATTTATACAGGAAATGTAAAAAATAATGGAATAAGAGAAAGTTATCAATGTTTGGCAGTATCAGAAGATGGAGTAAATTTTGAAAAACTAGGTCCTGTTATCCACGATAAAAATATACCAAAAGGGTATACTAGACATTTTAGAGACCCAAAAGTTTTTAGAAAAGATGGAAAATTTTATTTAGTTCTTGGAGCACAAAGAGAAAATTTAACAGGAACAATATTATTATATTCATCTGAAGATTTATTTAATTGGACTTTTGAAAAAGAGTTAATAAAAAATGATTTTGGTTATATGTGTGAATGTCCTGATTATTATTCAGTAGATAATCAAGGAGTCCTTGCTTTTTCTCCTCAAGGTTTAGAAGCTCAAGGAATATTATACAATAACAGGTATCAATCTGGATATATTTTAAGAGATAAAGAGGAAATAGAAAAAAATACTTTCATTGAATTTGACAGAGGATTTGAATTTTATGCTCCTCAATCTTTTGAAGGAAAAGATAATGAAAGAATTATGTTTGGTTGGGTTGGAATGCCTGAAGAATTAGAACACCCTTCAGTTGAAGAAGGTTGGATACATTGTCTAACACTACCAAGAGTTATAACAGTAAAAGATAATAAACTTTTCCAAAATCCTCATAAAAATCTAATGGGATTAAGAAAAGATGAAAAAATACTATCTGATTTAAAAGTACAAGGAAGCCTAAATTTAAAAGATTTTGAAATTTCTGGAAAAACTTTTGAATTAATAATCAGTCTAAAAGATGTAAAATCTGATTTTGCATTGAAGGTTAGAAGTGGAGAAAAAAATAATACTTTACTAAAATATGATTATGAAAATAAAATTTTCTTATTTGATAGAGAAAATAGTGGTAGAGGATACAAAGGGACTAGAAAATGTAAACTTGAAAAATTAGAAAAAATTCATATTTTTAGTGATTCTTCCTGCTTAGAAATATACTTAAATGGTGGTGAAGAGGTATTTACAGGAAATATTTATCCTGAAGAAAATGATGATAATATTATTTTAGATGGATTAAATATAGATATTTCTAATCTTGAATTTTATAATATTTAG